In the Daphnia pulicaria isolate SC F1-1A chromosome 2, SC_F0-13Bv2, whole genome shotgun sequence genome, one interval contains:
- the LOC124327587 gene encoding UBX domain-containing protein 6-like — MDKIKKFFEKKKADTKFKLAGEGHKLNETVQQPKLSKNLAPTQARSEASTSAAQQQAAAAALARFEKKKDPTPQQRSAAIIRAQALKELELEKQDTSIQKLTLSEKTQQLPSSNELAVSGVYYKCPLIGPEVLPKKEIEKLIKEFLYQQLEDEEAGLTACLVIHTLNKPQEKVQQCVETLFRYLDNIVQNPAEEKYHKIRINNKVYQERVGRLEGVQQFLQAAGFQLKSIQNAQQEPEDFWVLLNTQPEHIEYISNLRDGLISAEAIRPDLDRGIQILMPSQAAQRVELPSDFFWLTTEEIKREQQLKTEAAEKGLMLRTRAMRERDEKAASRKYRFTLIRIKFPDGPVLQGTFKVNETMQDVRLFVCDALEEPFIEFNLVSPAGVVNQPDIQDSTLLDLQLCPSAIFHFTPAVASSSGYLKDELMILMQSM, encoded by the exons AtggataaaattaaaaagttttttgaaaagaagaaagctgatacaaaatttaaattggctG gAGAAGGACATAAACTTAATGAAACTGTTCAACAACCAAAACTAAGCAAAAATTTGGCTCCTACTCAAGCTCGTTCTGAAGCTTCAACTAGTGCAGCACAACAAcaagctgcagctgctgcattAGCcagatttgaaaagaaaaaagaccctACTCCCCAACAGCGATCAGCTGCAATAATAAGAGCCCAGGCATTAAAGGAATTGGAGCTAGAGAAACAGGATACTTCAATTCAAAAGTTAACTCTGTCTGAGAAAACCCAACAACTTCCATCCTCAAATGAACTTGCTGTTAGTGGAGTTTACTACAAGTGCCCACTGATAG GACCTGAAGTACTgcctaaaaaagaaattgaaaaattgattaagGAGTTTCTTTATCAGCAATTAGAAGATGAGGAAGCAGGACTTACTGCTTGTCTAGTTATACACACATTAAATAAGCCTCAAGAAAAg GTTCAGCAATGTGTTGAAACATTGTTTCGCTATTTGGATAACATAGTACAGAACCCAGCTGAGGAAAAGTATCATAAAATTCGTATAAATAACAAAGTGTACCAAGAACGAGTAGGTCGGCTGGAAGGAGTACAACAATTTTTGCAAGCAGCTGGTTTCCAGTTAAAGTCTATACAAAATGCTCAGCAGGAGCCGGAGGACTTCTGGGTTTTATTAAACACACAACCAGAACACATCGAATATATTAgt AATTTACGTGATGGCTTGATAAGCGCGGAAGCGATTCGGCCAGATTTGGATAGAGGAATACAAATTTTGATGCCATCGCAAGCTGCCCAACGGGTGGAATTGCCTTCGGACTttttttggcttacaaccGAAGAAATCAAACGAGAACAACAATTGAAAACCGAGGCGGCTGAGAAAGGCTTGATGCTTCGTACTCGGGCTATGAGGGAACGAGATGAGAAGGCTGCATCACGAAAATACCGATTTACCCTGATCCGCATAAAGTTTCCGGATGGTCCCGTGCTCCAAGGAACGTTCAAAGTCAATGAGACTATGCAAGACGTTCGCTTGTTTGTTTGCGATGCACTCGAAGAACCCTTCATAGAGTTCAATTTAGTATCTCCGGCTGGTGTGGTTAACCAACCGGACATTCAAGATTCAACTCTACTTGATCTTCAACTCTGTCCATcagcaatttttcatttcactcCAGCCGTTGCATCCTCTTCTGGTTACTTGAAAGACGAGTTAATGATCCTTATGCAATCCATGTGA
- the LOC124327598 gene encoding aurora kinase A-like gives METKQPLRDLQNVTKPMTTAPLAKPDVKLENERSKPKWTLENFEIGRPLGKGKFGNVYLARERKSKFVVALKVLFKSQLQKSHLEHQLRREIEIQSHLRHPNILRMYGYFFDETRVYLILEYASKGEMYKFLMAQPLQRFEEPSVANYMAQLADALMYCHARKVIHRDIKPENLLIGANGDVKIADFGWSVHAPSSRRTTMCGTLDYLAPEMVEGRSHDERVDLWTLGILCYEFLVGKPPFEEEKTDLTYKRICSVDLRFPQHVTNGARDIISKLLKYQPEDRLDLKSILHHEWVQQHLTSEVRSKLPYFQLQDPIQSEV, from the exons ATGGAGACCAAGCAACCGTTGAGGGACTTGCAAAACGTGACTAAACCTATGACCACTGCTCCCTTAGCAAAACCGGATGTTAAGCTTGAAAATGAAAGATCAAAACCTAA GTGGacattggaaaattttgagATTGGCCGTCCATTGGGAAAGGGAAAATTTGGAAATGTTTATCtagctagagagagaaaatcaaaatttgtgGTAGCCCTTAAAGTCCTATTCAAGTCACAGCTCCAAAAGAGTCACCTTGAACATCAGCTTCGGAGAGAAATTGAGATTCAATCACATTTGAG GCATCCCAACATTTTAAGGATGTATGGTTACTTTTTTGATGAAACCAGAGTCTATTTGATTTTAGAATATGCATCAAAGGGTGAAATGTATAAATTTTTGATGGCCCAGCCTTTGCAGCGCTTTGAAGAACCAAG TGTGGCAAACTACATGGCTCAGTTGGCTGATGCTTTGATGTACTGTCATGCACGAAAAGTAATCCATCGCGATATTAAACCTGAGAACCTCCTGATAGGAGCAAACGGAGATGTAAAAATTGCAGACTTTGGTTGGTCTGTTCATGCTCCATCTTCACG ACGCACTACTATGTGCGGAACACTTGACTACTTGGCCCCGGAAATGGTTGAAGGCAGATCTCATGACGAAAGAGTTGATTTGTGGACTTTGGGGATCTTGTGCTACGAGTTTCTTGTGGGAAAGCCACCCTTTGAGGAGGAGAAAACCGATTTGACTTACAAAAGAATATGCAG CGTGGATTTGCGATTTCCTCAGCATGTGACAAATGGCGCCCGTGACATCATCAGTAAATTGCTGAAATATCAACCCGAGGATCGCCTGGATTTGAAGAGCATTCTTCATCATGAATGGGTGCAGCAGCATTTGACATCGGAAGTTCGCTCAAA attGCCTTACTTCCAGTTACAAGACCCAATTCAATCCGAAGtgtaa
- the LOC124327579 gene encoding calcium/calmodulin-dependent protein kinase kinase 1-like: MHPEKEKTASTSSDLLSSSRRSNNSAKSPIGVEIQHEIVFSSSVPSPSTLPRPCLSHSGLVNVISNQIQNMDLNGSGSGESSRSSSHPIAIPSGISLHFKRPIFPNLPYSPMSSPSNVRRRCPLKQSRHVSIEKTGQYIQLNQYLLKEPIGQGSYGIVKLAYNEADDLHYAMKILSKKKLLQKAGVYGRLAPQRNKSGTKGSSTGTITHPLDRVHREIAVLKKLNHPNVVKLVEVLDDPAQDNLYLVFELLELGPVVEVPNDNPMEEEQARVRFRDLLLGIEYLHHNHVIHRDIKPANLLLGDDGLLRIADFGVCNEFHGAEDVWLDNTVGTPAFLAPEALVGKFAGKAADVWSMGITLYAFVYGVLPFYDTNIVALYGLIQHQGLRFPARPSTSAKLKDLLIRMLCKDPSQRITVPEIKVHSWVTCDGFWPLPAEEENCNSGPLEITAEDLAHSVRSIPHLASLILVKAMLRKHSFQHPFKVNSNPSLVKAGQSEAVGKQLRFQSGGRSNSAPDSYSVFFERGISLDLPVLREAATDTTS; this comes from the exons ATGCATCCCGAAAAAGAGAAGACAGCTAGCACATCCAGTGATCTCCTTTCATCATCCAGGAGGAGTAACAATAGCGCCAAATCGCCTATTGGTGTAGAAATTCAACATGAAATCGTCTTTAGCAGCTCAGTGCCTTCACCCTCCACTCTCCCACGCCCCTGCCTTAGTCATTCAG GCCTTGTGAATGTCATCTCcaaccaaattcaaaatatggaCCTCAACGGTAGCGGTAGCGGCGAGAGTAGTCGTTCCTCCAGTCATCCTATTGCCATCCCGAGTGGAATTTCGCTGCACTTTAAGCGTCCTATCTTCCCCAATTTGCCTTACTCACCCATGAGCTCACCCTCCAATGTCCGCCGCCGCTGTCCTCTCAAACAGAGCCGTCACGTTAGCATAGAGAAGACTGGCCAATACATCCAACTGAACCAGTACCTACTGAAAGAACCGATCGGCCAG GGATCGTATGGAATCGTCAAATTGGCTTACAATGAAGCTGATGACCTTCACTAT GCCATGAAAATCCTTTCGAAGAAAAAACTACTTCAAAAAGCAGGTGTCTATGGCCGGCTAGCTCCGCAAAGAAATAAATCCGGTACTAAAGGCAGCAGCACTGGGACCATCACACACCCGCTCGACCGAGTCCATCGCGAAATAGCTGttctgaagaaattgaatCATCCCAATGTTGTCAAACTGGTGGAAGTTTTAGACGATCCAGCTCAAGATAATCTCTACTTGG TGTTTGAATTATTGGAATTGGGACCAGTAGTGGAAGTGCCAAACGATAATCCCATGGAAGAAGAACAAGCTAGGGTTCGCTTTCGTGACTTGCTGCTGGGAATTGAATATC taCATCACAACCACGTCATCCACCGCGACATCAAACCAGCGAATTTGCTCCTGGGTGACGACGGTCTATTGCGCATCGCCGATTTTGGTGTCTGTAACGAATTTCACGGAGCAGAGGACGTTTGGCTGGACAATACGGTTGGAACTCCGGCTTTTCTGGCCCCGGAAGCTTTGGTCGGCAAGTTTGCTGGCAAGGCGGCAGACGTTTGGTCGATGGGAATCACTCTCTATGCTTTCGTCTACGGCGTTCTTCCCTTTTACGACACAAACATCGTAGCTCTCTACGGTTTGATCCAACACCAAGGATTACGGTTTCCGGCCAGGCCATCCACCTCCGCCAAATTAAAGGACTTGCTGATCCGTATGCTGTGCAAAGACCCAAGTCAACGCATCACTGTTCCAGAGATTAAAGTGCACTCGTGGGTGACGTGTGACGGTTTCTGGCCGCTTccagccgaagaagaaaactgcaATAGCGGACCCCTTGAGATTACTGCCGAGGATTTGGCTCACTCGGTTCGCTCCATTCCACATCTCGCTTCGCTCATTCTCGTTAAAGCCATGTTACGCAAACATTCATTCCAGCATCCATTCAAAG TAAATTCCAATCCATCTTTAGTCAAAGCAGGACAATCGGAGGCCGTCGGTAAGCAATTGCGTTTTCAATCAGGTGGGAGGTCCAACTCGGCTCCGGATTCCTATAGTGTTTTCTTCGAAAG AGGAATTTCATTAGACTTGCCGGTACTTCGTGAGGCAGCAACAGATACGACCTCCTAG
- the LOC124327589 gene encoding 3-methyl-2-oxobutanoate dehydrogenase [lipoamide] kinase, mitochondrial-like — MLSLRHFSLTFCKEKRSSCVRHLTHFASSQSNNVGNDSKALPQSNPSVSSYYKVNNQSAIDTAAGKPSVRLTPYMILYSGKSHDGSHLLKSAQYLWKELPVRIAHRIHEFRSLPFIIGCNPTILEVHELYIRAFNILNNHPVIRTPEDEAAYSRLLRNLLDDHTHVVTQLAAGFKECRKHIQNEDLVRQFCDRTLTSRLGIRLLVTHHLSLREEKPHHVGIINKSLRLKDLVEKWAEFTRRLAFHRYGKSPDIRLSGHVGSSFPYITLPLDYVLPEIFKNAVRATIESHPDASESSLPSIHVTIANNEVDFILRISDRGGGIPHAVLPKVMYYNYTTAEESTEQRLAVDPLGNIIDASNPGAGSVSPMHGFGFGLPTSRAYAEYLGGSLTIQSLQGLGTDVYLRLKHIDSKHDAFRI; from the exons ATGCTGTCACTGAGGCATTTCTCCCTCACATtctgcaaagaaaaaagatctaGCTGTGTAAGGCATTTGACTCATTTTGCTTCATCACAATCCAACAATGTGGGAAATGACAGCAAAGCTCTCCCACAGAGTAATCCTAGTGTCAGTTCCTATTACAAAGTTAACAACCAAAGTGCCATAGACACTGCTGCTGGAAAA CCTTCTGTAAGATTGACACCATATATGATCCTATACTCTGGAAAAAGTCATGATGGCAGTCATTTATTG AAAAGTGCCCAGTATTTATGGAAGGAACTTCCAGTTAGAATTGCACATCGTATCCACGAATTTAGATCTCTACCCTTCATCATAGGTTGCAACCCAACTATACTTGAAGTG CATGAACTTTACATTCGAGCATTTAACATCTTGAACAATCATCCTGTGATACGTACTCCTGAAGATGAAGCTGCATACAGCCGCTTACTAAGGAATCTCCTTGATGATCACACACATGTGGTCACTCAACTTGCTGCTGGCTTTAAGGAGTGTCGTAAACATATTCAG AACGAAGATCTAGTCCGTCAGTTCTGCGATCGAACTTTGACGTCTCGTTTGGGAATTCGTCTATTGGTTACCCATCATTTGTCGCTACGCGAAGAGaag CCTCATCACGTAGGCATCATCAATAAATCTCTGCGGTTAAAGGATCTCGTCGAGAAATGGGCCGAATTTACCAGACGTTTAGCTTTCCACCGTTACGGGAAGTCTCCTGATATTCGTTTGAGCGGACACGTCGGTTCAAGTTTTCCTTACATAACCCTCCCGCTAG aCTACGTATTAccggaaatatttaaaaatgctgtacgtGCAACAATTGAATCTCATCCTGACGCCTCAGAGTCGTCCCTGCCATCCATTCATGTCACAATTGCAAATAACGAAGTGGATTTTATCCTAAG AATTTCAGATAGAGGAGGTGGTATTCCGCACGCCGTCCTGCCAAAAGTCATGTACTATAACTATACTACAGCGGAAGAGAGCACGGAGCAGCGACTTGCGGTTGATCCACTAGGCAATATCATTGACGCCAGCAACCCAGGTGCTGGTTCTGTGTCTCCGATGCATGGATTCGGGTTCGGTTTGCCAACATCTAGAGCCTACGCTGAATATCTAGGAGGATCATTGACCATTCAGTCTCTTCAAG GCTTGGGAACGGATGTTTATTTGCGATTGAAGCATATCGACTCGAAACATGACGCCTTCCGAATTTAg
- the LOC124327582 gene encoding dnaJ homolog subfamily C member 3-like, producing MITLKMADWGPHSRQMYSILICLVSIGIIEVHGNANPSEIEKHLELGKLMMAKGQLQDALTHFHAALEGDPSNYLTLYRRATVYLAQGRARAALEDLNRVLEIQPDFIQARAQKGNILMKLGRLHEAHIELEKVLKKEPTNSEVNKNYIAIESLKKSYMQAQMFFSDKDYHHAIDLLTQVIDICPWDIGLREMRSECYLAIGEASKAISDLKAATKLMSDNTGAFMKLSKLYYGLGEPEESLNQVRECLKLDPEHKECFPHYKKVKKVAKLVQDLQTNSNDNNYQGCITSAKKVLKVDPTVSELLFLAEDKLCHCHLQLGEHSESLEFCSSALARHTEPRILCDRAEDYIALDMLDEAQQDYAKALEIEESFNRAKEGMQKVQKLQKQAKKRDYYKILGVKKNANKREIVKAYRKQAQQWHPDNFQNDEESRKKAEKKFIDIAAAKEVLTDPEKRQKYDNGEDPLDPESQQGQGFNPFQQGGFHNFHGGQFKFHFN from the exons atgataactttaaaaatggCTGATTGGGGCCCACATTCAAGACAAATGTATTCAATCTTAATTTGTCTCGTTAGCATCGGAATCATCGAAG TTCACGGAAACGCCAATCCCTCGGAAATTGAAAAGCATTTAGAGCTTGGTAAATTAATGATGGCTAAGGGCCAACTCCAAGATGCACTCACCCATTTCCATGCAGCTCTAGAAGGAGATCCTTCTAACTACTTAACATTATACAGAAGAGCTACTGTATATCTTGCCCAGGGAAGAGCAAGAGCTGCATTAGAAGATTTGAATCGTGTTCTTGAAATCCAACCAGATTTCATTCAAGCCAGAGCTCAGAAGGGAAATATCCTAATGAAGCTTGGGCGTTTGCATGAGGCACATATTGAGTTGGAAAAAGTT CTCAAAAAGGAACCAACAAATAGTGAAGTCAACAAAAATTACATAGCAATTGAATCATTGAAGAAGAGTTACATGCAAGCTCAAATGTTTTTCAGTGACAAGGATTACCACCATGCCATTGATCTCTTAACCCAAGTTATTGAT atTTGCCCTTGGGATATTGGTTTGCGAGAGATGCGCTCAGAGTGTTATCTAGCTATTGGAGAGGCATCAAAGGCTATTTCAGATTTAAAAGCAGCTACCAAATTGATGTCCGATAATACCGGCGCTTTCATGAAGCTTTCTAAACTGTATTATGGCTTAGGAGAACCAGAAGAGTCTCTAAA CCAAGTCAGGGAATGTTTGAAACTTGATCCTGAACACAAGGAGTGCTTTCCTCATTACAAGAAAGTCAAGAAAGTGGCAAAGCTTGTGCAGGATCTGCAAACTAACTCTAATGACAACAACTACCAAGGATGCATCACTTCAGCTAAAAAA GTCCTGAAAGTGGATCCCACCGTAtcagaattattatttttggctGAAGATAAACTATGCCATTGCCATCTTCAACTAGGTGAACACTCGGAAAGTCTCGAGTTCTGCTCTTCAGCTTTAGCTCGGCACACAGAGCCGAGGATATTGTGCGACAGAGCTGAAGATTACATTGCTCTTGATATGCTCGACGAGGCTCAACAAGATTATGCTAag GCATTAGAAATCGAAGAATCATTCAATAGAGCAAAGGAAGGAATGCAAAAAGTTCAGAAACTTCAAAAACAAGCAAAGAAACGTGATTATTATAAAATACTCGGTGTGAAAAAGAACGCCAACAAACGAGAAATTGTTAAAGCCTACAG aAAACAAGCGCAACAGTGGCATCCAGACAACTTCCAGAATGACGAAGAATCTAGGAAAAAGgcagaaaagaaattcattgATATTGCCGCAGCTAAAGAGGTTTTGACCGATCCAG AGAAGCGACAAAAGTATGATAATGGCGAGGACCCATTAGATCCTGAATCCCAACAAGGCCAAGGTTTCAATCCTTTCCAACAGGGGGGTTTCCATAATTTCCATGGCGGCCAATTCAAGTTCcactttaattaa
- the LOC124327606 gene encoding mitochondrial import inner membrane translocase subunit TIM14-like → MSTAIVVGLGLAAVGFAGRTLLRSAPTMTTKFNEILKQFPMDTESLLGSKYYKGGFDAKMSKREASLILGVSPTANKIRVKEAHKRIMLANHPDRGGSPYLAAKINEAKDFMDNLK, encoded by the exons ATG TCGACAGCGATAGTTGTTGGTCTTGGACTGGCTGCTGTCGGATTTGCTGGTCGCACACTGCTTCGATCTGCTCCCACAATGACGACGAAGTTTAACGAAATACTCAAGCAGTTTCCTATGGATACTGAG tCTCTTCTTGGAAGCAAGTACTACAAAGGTGGTTTTGATGCCAAAATGTCCAAAAGAGAAGCATCTTTAATACTTGGTGTATCACCAACAGCCAACAAAATCAGAGTGAAAGAAGCCCATAAAAGAATAATGCTTGCAAATCACCCAGATAGAGGTGGCTCACCATATTTAGCAGCTAAGATAAATGAAGCTAAAGATTTCATggataatttgaaataa